A genomic region of Mus musculus strain C57BL/6J chromosome 7, GRCm38.p6 C57BL/6J contains the following coding sequences:
- the Scgb1b10 gene encoding major allergen I polypeptide chain 1 — protein MMLAGAVVIFGVALLLLSSWGDCGICPAMKEDVHLFLNGTSEEYAEYVKQYKDDPEILENTEKIKQCVDSTLMEEDKAHANGFIEKIEASPLC, from the exons ATGATGCTTGCTGGTGCTGTGGTGATCTTTGGGGTTGCCCTGCTCCTCCTCTCTTCATGGGGAG ATTGTGGCATTTGCCCAGCTATGAAAGAGGATGTTCATCTATTTTTAAACGGAACCTCAGAAGAGTATGCTGAGTATGTGAAACAATATAAAGATGATCCTGAAATATtggaaaatactgaaaaaatcaAGCAATGTGTTGACAGCACATTGATGGAGGAAGACAAGGCACATGCAAATGGTTTCATT GAAAAAATAGAAGCCAGCCCACTATGTTGA